The proteins below are encoded in one region of Zerene cesonia ecotype Mississippi chromosome 10, Zerene_cesonia_1.1, whole genome shotgun sequence:
- the LOC119829764 gene encoding chromodomain-helicase-DNA-binding protein 1 isoform X4, whose translation MLLKGYMNESESESTSEKGDKSDSSGSGSGSESGSSSSGSASGRNTGSDKSSNAGHSHYSEDGKLSPKDSHANSSKSDHHSDKDSSDDTISKHRSRNNHGKIKSDLWEDNPDIYGIRRSGRSRKEPDRLKLADSDSSDKGRSSNRRSRKKSDSWNSDTSDSDSDVKGSPPPPSKRPGQRGVPLRKKKPTRRRYTSDEDESSEASDEDTKSRTATRRTGAAVSYKEASDEQTDSSDLLEVDGIEGEAEAEPEPEEHSETIEKILGFRRGKKGVTGNVTTVYYIEENGDPNEGCNPEDEESTEPQYLIKWKGWSHIHNTWESEKSLTEQKVKGLKKLENYKKKESELSWWRKQAGPEDIDYFECQSELQQELVKSYNFVERIFAEQTRELESGATAHEYFCKWESLPYAESTWEDSSLIEKRWPEKVKHFKSREAATSTPSRHCPVLRRRPKFHQVKEQPDYMGKDKSYILRDYQMDGLNWLIHSWCKDNSVILADEMGLGKTIQTICFLYYLFKSQQLYGPFLCVVPLSTMTAWQREFTQWAPDINVVTYIGDVTSRDIIRQFEWSFASSKRLKFNAILTTYEILLKDRQFLRSFSWACLLVDEAHRLKNDDSLLYKALKEFDTNHRLLVTGTPLQNSLKELWALLHFIMPYKFESWEEFEKDHEDAATKGYEKLHKQLEPFILRRQKKDVEKSLPAKVEQILRVEMTAIQKQYYKWILTKNYSELRKGVKGSTNTFINIVIELKKCCNHALLTKPEDFESRASLATTDAVEKLLRGSGKLLLLDKLLCRLRETGHRVLIFSQMVRMLDILAEYLQRRHFPFQRLDGSIKGELRKQALDHFNADGSQDFCFLLSTRAGGLGINLATADTVIIFDSDWNPQNDLQAQARAHRIGQKNQVNIYRLVTARSVEEDIVERAKRKMVLDHLVIQRMDTTGRTVLNKRDASGTSANNPFNKEDLNAILKFGAEELFKDDDENDEDPVCDIDEILQRAETRDEGPTMAGDELLSAFKVASFAFDEEKAVMGVKKENAEDESKDWDDIIPENVRKTLAEQEKTKEMEDLYLPPRRKAQQNNMDNSIEGGRKRRGRGSENAEGADGEVDADSDVSDADVSADDDRPRKRGRPPASHREKIKGFTDPEIRRFVKSYKKFSAPLKHLDSIACDAELQEKPLAELKKLGEILQDRCKAVLNDTADASNEHSDGRKNARKSFKLGGVSVNAKTMAACQDELAPLDKFLPDTKEERLKWLLDFQTKPANFDVDWGVEDDSKLLAGIYQYGMGSWEAIKMDSSFGIGEKILTNEDKKPQAKHLQSRADYLLKLIKKLLDQKNGKQKQRKPRMKKGTKEPVTKDIVEDDGSSGEDHKKSTRSGRNDKNDKGKLKMEEVLTHDEASNDRKEKDKKRTKKEGKDRTKNDRTKKSKKPAGPMHFTANNEPRALEVLGDLDPSVFEECKEKMRPVKKALRALDNPDQTLSETEQVSRTRACLSQIGNQIDICLEAYPDPEKKVEWRSNLWYFVSKFTNFDAKQLYRLYKYGLKKSDTKHKEGKHKENVKSNIRNSFNSNNHVKSFKKEAKGDENAERKEKRPKIGREKFDKNEKNAHASGVKRKLEEGECDPEPNENKRHERHKHKDRKHREGSLKRDDLSYRERSRSERERDRDRERDRDRDRERDRDRERDRDRSRTRRDSGGGGPRVRQPYAPHAHPEHAHGHAPHSAHAAHPGWTPPAYPGPRQYRGDRNPRAHDKRSRFGGYPPMGGPYSGYYEGSTMAGGMGFPPVRSYPDDWRGYAQPEYPYDEREYEREVYRRDYDRRAPPT comes from the exons ATGCTCTTG AAAGGTTACATGAATGAATCTGAAAGTGAGTCCACAAGTGAAAAAGGTGACAAGAGTGACTCAAGTGGATCCGGATCAGGCAGTGAGAG TGGTTCAAGCTCTTCTGGATCAGCATCTGGTCGAAATACGGGTTCAGATAAATCTTCAAATGCAGGACACTCACACTACAGCGAAGATGGAAAGTTATCACCCAAAGATAGTCATGCTAATTCTTCTAAATCAGATCACCATTCTGATAAAGATTCTTCTGATGATACCATCTCAAAACATAGATCAAGAAATAATcatggaaaaataaaatctgatCTTTGGGAGGATAATCCTGATATTTATGGAATAAGAAGATCAGGGCGGTCACGCAAAGAACCAGATAGGTTAAAATTGGCTGATAGTGATTCAAGTGATAAGGGAAGAAGTAGTAATAGAAGAAGTAGAAAGAAAAG TGATTCCTGGAATTCAGATACCTCAGACAGTGATAGTGATGTTAAGGgatcaccaccaccacctTCAAAAAGGCCTGGCCAAAGAGGTGTTCCcttaagaaaaaagaaaccAACAAGAAGAAGATACACTAGTGATGAAGATGAGAGTTCTGAAGCATCAGATGAAGACACaaaaag TCGTACAGCAACACGGCGAACTGGGGCAGCAGTTAGTTATAAAGAAGCAAGCGATGAACAAACTGACTCATCTGATTTGTTGGAAGTTGATGGCATTGAAGGGGAGGCAGAAGCTGAACCAGAGCCTGAAGAACATAGCGAGACAATAGAGAAAATTTTAGGATTTCGGCGCGGCAAGAAAGGAG TCACGGGAAATGTGACTACAGTATACTATATTGAAGAAAATGGGGATCCAAATGAGGGTTGTAATCCTGAGGATGAAGAAAGTACAGAGCCACAGTACCTGATAAAGTGGAAGGGTTGGTCCCATATACACAACACCTGGGAGTCGGAAAAATCACTTACTGAACAAAAAGTCAAAGGTCTGAAAAAGTTGGAAAACTACAAGAAAAAGGAGTCTGAATTATCATGGTGGAGAAAGCAAGCTGGTCCTGAAGATATAGACTATTTTGAATGTCAATCTGAATTGCAACAAGAACTTGTTAAGTCATATAACTTTGTTGAGAGGATatttg CGGAACAAACCCGAGAACTGGAAAGTGGCGCAACTGCACATGAATATTTCTGTAAGTGGGAATCTTTACCATATGCGGAATCAACATGGGAAGATTCTTCTCTTATTGAAAAAAGATGGCCAGAAaaagttaaacattttaaatcaagGGAAGCAGCAACATCAACACCATCTAGACATTGTCCTGTATTGAGAAGAAGACCGAAATTCCATCAAGTGAAGGAACAACCTGACTATATGGGGAAGgataag tCATATATATTAAGAGATTATCAAATGGATGGGCTGAATTGGTTGATACATTCCTGGTGTAAAGACAATTCCGTTATTCTGGCTGATGAAATGGGTTTAGGCAAAACAATTCAG acaatCTGCTTCCTGTACTATCTGTTCAAATCTCAACAATTGTATGGACCATTTCTGTGTGTAGTACCTTTAAGTACAATGACTGCATGGCAAAGAGAATTTACACAGTGGGCGCCCGATATCAATGTGGTTACATACATAGGTGATGTAACAAGTAGAGATATT ATTAGGCAGTTTGAGTGGAGTTTCGCAAGTTCTAAAAGGCTGaaatttaatgcaatattaactacttatgaaattttactaAAAGACAGACAATTTTTAAGATCTTTTAGCTGGGCTTGCTTGCTTGTTGATGAAGCACATAGGTTAAAAAACGATGATTCACTTTTATATAAGGCACTTAAAGAGTTTGATACAAATCATAGATTATTAGTTACTGGTACACCTTTACAAAATTCTTTGAAAGAATTATGGGCTCTTCTGCATTTTATTATGCCATACAA atTTGAATCATGGGAAGAATTTGAAAAAGATCATGAAGATGCTGCAACAAAAGGTTATGAAAAACTTCACAAACAACTAGAACCATTCATTTTGAGAAGACAAAAGAAAGATGTTGAAAAATCATTGCCGGCTAAAGTAGAACAAATATTAAGGGTAGAAATGACTGCCATACAAAAGCAATATTACAAATGGATACTTACAAAAAACTACAGTGAATTACGAAAAGGTGTGAAGGGATCAACCAATACcttcattaatattgtaatagaattaaaaaaatgttgtaatcATGCGCTATTGACTAAACCTGAAGATTTTGAATCACGAGCATCTCTTGCTACAACTGATGCTGTAgag AAACTTTTAAGGGGCTCaggaaaattgttattattagataaaCTATTATGCAGGTTAAGAGAAACAGGTCATAGAGTATTGATTTTCTCACAAATGGTGAGAATGTTAGACATATTAGCtgaatatttacaaagaaGGCATTTTCCATTTCAACGCCTTGATGGCAGCATAAAAGGAGAATTAAGAAAGCAAGCTTTAGATCATTTTAATGCAGATGGCTCTcaagatttttgttttctgCTTTCAACTAGGGCTGGAGGCCTTGGTATTAATTTGGCAACTGCTGACACTGTCATAATTTTTGATTCTGATTGGAATCCACAAAATGATCTGCAGGCTCAGGCCCGTGCACATCGAATAGGGCAAAAGAATCAg GTCAACATTTATCGGTTGGTAACTGCCAGGTCTGTGGAAGAAGATATAGTAGAGAGGGCTAAACGAAAGATGGTACTTGATCATCTTGTTATTCAGAGAATGGACACAACAGGGAGGACTGTTCTTAACAAGCGGGATGCATCTGGTACAAGTGCTAACAATCCTTTCAATAAAGAAGATTTAAATGCGATTTTGAAATTCGGTGCTGAAGAACTCTTtaaagatgatgatgaaaatgatGAAGATCCAGTT TGTGATATTGATGAAATCTTACAAAGAGCTGAAACTCGTGATGAGGGACCTACAATGGCTGGTGATGAGCTACTTTCTGCATTCAAAGTTGCTAGCTTTGCATTTGATGAAGAAAAAGCGGTTATGGGAGTTAAAAAGGAAAATGCAGAGGATGAAAGCAAAGATTGg GATGATATTATACCAGAAAATGTTAGAAAAACACTAGCTGAACAGGAGAAAACCAAGGAAATGGAGGATTTGTACTTACCGCCCCGAAGAAAGgcacaacaaaataatatggataata GTATAGAAGGCGGTCGCAAGCGACGTGGCCGTGGCAGTGAGAACGCGGAGGGTGCAGACGGTGAAGTCGACGCCGATAGTGATGTGTCTGACGCGGATGTCAGTGCTGATGACGACCGACCCAGGAAGAGAGGCCGACCGCCGGCTAGCCATAGAGAGAAAATAAAAGGCTTCACTGATCCTGAG ATAAGACGATTTGTAAAGAGCTATAAAAAGTTCTCAGCGCCATTAAAGCACTTGGACAGCATAGCATGTGATGCTGAATTACAAGAGAAACCGCTGGCggaattgaaaaaattggGAGAAATTCTTCAAGATAGATGCAAGGCTGTTTTGAATGATACTGCAGATGCTTCAA ATGAGCACAGTGACGGTCGAAAGAATGCAAGAAAGTCATTTAAACTCGGCGGCGTGTCTGTTAATGCGAAAACTATGGCGGCATGCCAAGATGAACTTGCGCCACTTGACAAATTCCTACCCGATACCAAGGAGGAAAGACTAAAGTGGCTGTTAGATTTCCA AACGAAACCGGCTAATTTTGATGTCGACTGGGGAGTAGAAGATGACTCTAAACTACTTGCAGGCATTTATCAATATGGAATGGGATCCTGGGAGGCTATAAAGATGGATTCATCATTTGGTATAGGTGAAAAGATTTTGACTAATGAGGATAAAAAACCACAAGCAAAGCATTTACAGTCCAGAGCAGATTATTTACtcaaacttattaaaaagctGCTTGACCAGAAAAATGGCAAACAAAAGCAAAGAAAGCCTAGAATGAAAAAGGGTACAAAAGAACCAGTCACCAAAGATATTGTTGAAGATGATGGAAGTTCTGGTGAAGACCATAAAAAGAGTACTCGTAGTGGtagaaatgataaaaatgataag GGTAAACTCAAAATGGAAGAAGTTTTAACACATGATGAAGCATCAAATGATAGGAAAGAAAAAGATAAGAAACGCACAAAGAAAGAAGGAAAGGATCGAACTAAAAATGATAGAaccaaaaaaagtaaaaagccTGCAGGCCCAATGCATTTTACTGCTAACAATGAGCCAAGGGCTTTAGAAGTTTTAGGGGATTTGGATCCATCGGTTTTTGAAGAG tgtaaagaaaaaatgagACCAGTGAAGAAAGCACTAAGAGCACTAGATAATCCTGATCAAACGTTATCAGAAACAGAACAGGTATCAAGAACAAGAGCTTGCCTATCACAAATAGGGAATCAGATAGATATATGTTTAGAAGCATATCCTGATCCAGAAAAGAAAGTCGAATGGAGAAGCAATCTCTGGTATTTTGTGTCTAAGTTCACAAACTTTGATGCAAAACAAttgtatagattatataagtATGGCCTTAAAAAAAGCGACACTAAACATAAAGAAGGAAAACATAAGGAAAATGTCAAA TCCAATATAAGAAACAgctttaattcaaataatcatGTTAAGTCTTTCAAAAAAGAGGCTAAAGGAGATGAGAATGCAGAGCGTAAAGAGAAGCGACCGAAGATTGGTCGTGAGAAGTTTGATAAGAATGAAAAGAATGCACATGCTTCTGGTGTTAAGAGAAAATTAGAAGAGGGTGAATGTGACCCTGAACcaaacgaaaataaaagacatgaaag ACATAAACATAAGGATCGCAAACATAGGGAAGGGAGTCTGAAGCGAGATGATTTATCCTACAGAGAGCGGAGTCGGAGCGAGCGGGAGCGGGACCGAGATCGGGAGCGAGATAGAGATAGGGATAGAGAGCGGGACAGGGATAGAGAACGTGACAGGGATCGGTCGCGGACGAGGAGGGATAGCGGTGGCGGCGGGCCGAGAGTGCGGCAGCCATACGCGCCGCATGCGCACCCTGAGCACGCGCACGGCCACGCGCCGCACTCTGCGCACGCGGCTCACCCGGGCTGGACGCCGCCCGCCTACCCCGGCCCTCGACAGTACCGCGGTGACCGAAACCCTAGGGCACATGATAAGAGAAG CAGGTTTGGAGGATATCCTCCCATGGGGGGGCCGTACAGCGGGTACTACGAGGGGTCGACGATGGCAGGCGGCATGGGGTTCCCGCCGGTGCGCTCGTACCCGGACGACTGGCGCGGCTACGCGCAGCCCGAGTACCCGTACGACGAGCGGGAGTACGAGCGCGAAGTCTACAGAAGAGACTACGATCGCCGCGCGCCACCGACATAG
- the LOC119829764 gene encoding chromodomain-helicase-DNA-binding protein 1 isoform X3: protein MLLKGYMNESESESTSEKGDKSDSSGSGSGSESDSGSSSSGSASGRNTGSDKSSNAGHSHYSEDGKLSPKDSHANSSKSDHHSDKDSSDDTISKHRSRNNHGKIKSDLWEDNPDIYGIRRSGRSRKEPDRLKLADSDSSDKGRSSNRRSRKKSDSWNSDTSDSDSDVKGSPPPPSKRPGQRGVPLRKKKPTRRRYTSDEDESSEASDEDTKSRTATRRTGAAVSYKEASDEQTDSSDLLEVDGIEGEAEAEPEPEEHSETIEKILGFRRGKKGVTGNVTTVYYIEENGDPNEGCNPEDEESTEPQYLIKWKGWSHIHNTWESEKSLTEQKVKGLKKLENYKKKESELSWWRKQAGPEDIDYFECQSELQQELVKSYNFVERIFAEQTRELESGATAHEYFCKWESLPYAESTWEDSSLIEKRWPEKVKHFKSREAATSTPSRHCPVLRRRPKFHQVKEQPDYMGKDKSYILRDYQMDGLNWLIHSWCKDNSVILADEMGLGKTIQTICFLYYLFKSQQLYGPFLCVVPLSTMTAWQREFTQWAPDINVVTYIGDVTSRDIIRQFEWSFASSKRLKFNAILTTYEILLKDRQFLRSFSWACLLVDEAHRLKNDDSLLYKALKEFDTNHRLLVTGTPLQNSLKELWALLHFIMPYKFESWEEFEKDHEDAATKGYEKLHKQLEPFILRRQKKDVEKSLPAKVEQILRVEMTAIQKQYYKWILTKNYSELRKGVKGSTNTFINIVIELKKCCNHALLTKPEDFESRASLATTDAVEKLLRGSGKLLLLDKLLCRLRETGHRVLIFSQMVRMLDILAEYLQRRHFPFQRLDGSIKGELRKQALDHFNADGSQDFCFLLSTRAGGLGINLATADTVIIFDSDWNPQNDLQAQARAHRIGQKNQVNIYRLVTARSVEEDIVERAKRKMVLDHLVIQRMDTTGRTVLNKRDASGTSANNPFNKEDLNAILKFGAEELFKDDDENDEDPVCDIDEILQRAETRDEGPTMAGDELLSAFKVASFAFDEEKAVMGVKKENAEDESKDWDDIIPENVRKTLAEQEKTKEMEDLYLPPRRKAQQNNMDNKGGRKRRGRGSENAEGADGEVDADSDVSDADVSADDDRPRKRGRPPASHREKIKGFTDPEIRRFVKSYKKFSAPLKHLDSIACDAELQEKPLAELKKLGEILQDRCKAVLNDTADASNEHSDGRKNARKSFKLGGVSVNAKTMAACQDELAPLDKFLPDTKEERLKWLLDFQTKPANFDVDWGVEDDSKLLAGIYQYGMGSWEAIKMDSSFGIGEKILTNEDKKPQAKHLQSRADYLLKLIKKLLDQKNGKQKQRKPRMKKGTKEPVTKDIVEDDGSSGEDHKKSTRSGRNDKNDKGKLKMEEVLTHDEASNDRKEKDKKRTKKEGKDRTKNDRTKKSKKPAGPMHFTANNEPRALEVLGDLDPSVFEECKEKMRPVKKALRALDNPDQTLSETEQVSRTRACLSQIGNQIDICLEAYPDPEKKVEWRSNLWYFVSKFTNFDAKQLYRLYKYGLKKSDTKHKEGKHKENVKSNIRNSFNSNNHVKSFKKEAKGDENAERKEKRPKIGREKFDKNEKNAHASGVKRKLEEGECDPEPNENKRHERHKHKDRKHREGSLKRDDLSYRERSRSERERDRDRERDRDRDRERDRDRERDRDRSRTRRDSGGGGPRVRQPYAPHAHPEHAHGHAPHSAHAAHPGWTPPAYPGPRQYRGDRNPRAHDKRSRFGGYPPMGGPYSGYYEGSTMAGGMGFPPVRSYPDDWRGYAQPEYPYDEREYEREVYRRDYDRRAPPT, encoded by the exons ATGCTCTTG AAAGGTTACATGAATGAATCTGAAAGTGAGTCCACAAGTGAAAAAGGTGACAAGAGTGACTCAAGTGGATCCGGATCAGGCAGTGAGAG TGACAGTGGTTCAAGCTCTTCTGGATCAGCATCTGGTCGAAATACGGGTTCAGATAAATCTTCAAATGCAGGACACTCACACTACAGCGAAGATGGAAAGTTATCACCCAAAGATAGTCATGCTAATTCTTCTAAATCAGATCACCATTCTGATAAAGATTCTTCTGATGATACCATCTCAAAACATAGATCAAGAAATAATcatggaaaaataaaatctgatCTTTGGGAGGATAATCCTGATATTTATGGAATAAGAAGATCAGGGCGGTCACGCAAAGAACCAGATAGGTTAAAATTGGCTGATAGTGATTCAAGTGATAAGGGAAGAAGTAGTAATAGAAGAAGTAGAAAGAAAAG TGATTCCTGGAATTCAGATACCTCAGACAGTGATAGTGATGTTAAGGgatcaccaccaccacctTCAAAAAGGCCTGGCCAAAGAGGTGTTCCcttaagaaaaaagaaaccAACAAGAAGAAGATACACTAGTGATGAAGATGAGAGTTCTGAAGCATCAGATGAAGACACaaaaag TCGTACAGCAACACGGCGAACTGGGGCAGCAGTTAGTTATAAAGAAGCAAGCGATGAACAAACTGACTCATCTGATTTGTTGGAAGTTGATGGCATTGAAGGGGAGGCAGAAGCTGAACCAGAGCCTGAAGAACATAGCGAGACAATAGAGAAAATTTTAGGATTTCGGCGCGGCAAGAAAGGAG TCACGGGAAATGTGACTACAGTATACTATATTGAAGAAAATGGGGATCCAAATGAGGGTTGTAATCCTGAGGATGAAGAAAGTACAGAGCCACAGTACCTGATAAAGTGGAAGGGTTGGTCCCATATACACAACACCTGGGAGTCGGAAAAATCACTTACTGAACAAAAAGTCAAAGGTCTGAAAAAGTTGGAAAACTACAAGAAAAAGGAGTCTGAATTATCATGGTGGAGAAAGCAAGCTGGTCCTGAAGATATAGACTATTTTGAATGTCAATCTGAATTGCAACAAGAACTTGTTAAGTCATATAACTTTGTTGAGAGGATatttg CGGAACAAACCCGAGAACTGGAAAGTGGCGCAACTGCACATGAATATTTCTGTAAGTGGGAATCTTTACCATATGCGGAATCAACATGGGAAGATTCTTCTCTTATTGAAAAAAGATGGCCAGAAaaagttaaacattttaaatcaagGGAAGCAGCAACATCAACACCATCTAGACATTGTCCTGTATTGAGAAGAAGACCGAAATTCCATCAAGTGAAGGAACAACCTGACTATATGGGGAAGgataag tCATATATATTAAGAGATTATCAAATGGATGGGCTGAATTGGTTGATACATTCCTGGTGTAAAGACAATTCCGTTATTCTGGCTGATGAAATGGGTTTAGGCAAAACAATTCAG acaatCTGCTTCCTGTACTATCTGTTCAAATCTCAACAATTGTATGGACCATTTCTGTGTGTAGTACCTTTAAGTACAATGACTGCATGGCAAAGAGAATTTACACAGTGGGCGCCCGATATCAATGTGGTTACATACATAGGTGATGTAACAAGTAGAGATATT ATTAGGCAGTTTGAGTGGAGTTTCGCAAGTTCTAAAAGGCTGaaatttaatgcaatattaactacttatgaaattttactaAAAGACAGACAATTTTTAAGATCTTTTAGCTGGGCTTGCTTGCTTGTTGATGAAGCACATAGGTTAAAAAACGATGATTCACTTTTATATAAGGCACTTAAAGAGTTTGATACAAATCATAGATTATTAGTTACTGGTACACCTTTACAAAATTCTTTGAAAGAATTATGGGCTCTTCTGCATTTTATTATGCCATACAA atTTGAATCATGGGAAGAATTTGAAAAAGATCATGAAGATGCTGCAACAAAAGGTTATGAAAAACTTCACAAACAACTAGAACCATTCATTTTGAGAAGACAAAAGAAAGATGTTGAAAAATCATTGCCGGCTAAAGTAGAACAAATATTAAGGGTAGAAATGACTGCCATACAAAAGCAATATTACAAATGGATACTTACAAAAAACTACAGTGAATTACGAAAAGGTGTGAAGGGATCAACCAATACcttcattaatattgtaatagaattaaaaaaatgttgtaatcATGCGCTATTGACTAAACCTGAAGATTTTGAATCACGAGCATCTCTTGCTACAACTGATGCTGTAgag AAACTTTTAAGGGGCTCaggaaaattgttattattagataaaCTATTATGCAGGTTAAGAGAAACAGGTCATAGAGTATTGATTTTCTCACAAATGGTGAGAATGTTAGACATATTAGCtgaatatttacaaagaaGGCATTTTCCATTTCAACGCCTTGATGGCAGCATAAAAGGAGAATTAAGAAAGCAAGCTTTAGATCATTTTAATGCAGATGGCTCTcaagatttttgttttctgCTTTCAACTAGGGCTGGAGGCCTTGGTATTAATTTGGCAACTGCTGACACTGTCATAATTTTTGATTCTGATTGGAATCCACAAAATGATCTGCAGGCTCAGGCCCGTGCACATCGAATAGGGCAAAAGAATCAg GTCAACATTTATCGGTTGGTAACTGCCAGGTCTGTGGAAGAAGATATAGTAGAGAGGGCTAAACGAAAGATGGTACTTGATCATCTTGTTATTCAGAGAATGGACACAACAGGGAGGACTGTTCTTAACAAGCGGGATGCATCTGGTACAAGTGCTAACAATCCTTTCAATAAAGAAGATTTAAATGCGATTTTGAAATTCGGTGCTGAAGAACTCTTtaaagatgatgatgaaaatgatGAAGATCCAGTT TGTGATATTGATGAAATCTTACAAAGAGCTGAAACTCGTGATGAGGGACCTACAATGGCTGGTGATGAGCTACTTTCTGCATTCAAAGTTGCTAGCTTTGCATTTGATGAAGAAAAAGCGGTTATGGGAGTTAAAAAGGAAAATGCAGAGGATGAAAGCAAAGATTGg GATGATATTATACCAGAAAATGTTAGAAAAACACTAGCTGAACAGGAGAAAACCAAGGAAATGGAGGATTTGTACTTACCGCCCCGAAGAAAGgcacaacaaaataatatggataata AAGGCGGTCGCAAGCGACGTGGCCGTGGCAGTGAGAACGCGGAGGGTGCAGACGGTGAAGTCGACGCCGATAGTGATGTGTCTGACGCGGATGTCAGTGCTGATGACGACCGACCCAGGAAGAGAGGCCGACCGCCGGCTAGCCATAGAGAGAAAATAAAAGGCTTCACTGATCCTGAG ATAAGACGATTTGTAAAGAGCTATAAAAAGTTCTCAGCGCCATTAAAGCACTTGGACAGCATAGCATGTGATGCTGAATTACAAGAGAAACCGCTGGCggaattgaaaaaattggGAGAAATTCTTCAAGATAGATGCAAGGCTGTTTTGAATGATACTGCAGATGCTTCAA ATGAGCACAGTGACGGTCGAAAGAATGCAAGAAAGTCATTTAAACTCGGCGGCGTGTCTGTTAATGCGAAAACTATGGCGGCATGCCAAGATGAACTTGCGCCACTTGACAAATTCCTACCCGATACCAAGGAGGAAAGACTAAAGTGGCTGTTAGATTTCCA AACGAAACCGGCTAATTTTGATGTCGACTGGGGAGTAGAAGATGACTCTAAACTACTTGCAGGCATTTATCAATATGGAATGGGATCCTGGGAGGCTATAAAGATGGATTCATCATTTGGTATAGGTGAAAAGATTTTGACTAATGAGGATAAAAAACCACAAGCAAAGCATTTACAGTCCAGAGCAGATTATTTACtcaaacttattaaaaagctGCTTGACCAGAAAAATGGCAAACAAAAGCAAAGAAAGCCTAGAATGAAAAAGGGTACAAAAGAACCAGTCACCAAAGATATTGTTGAAGATGATGGAAGTTCTGGTGAAGACCATAAAAAGAGTACTCGTAGTGGtagaaatgataaaaatgataag GGTAAACTCAAAATGGAAGAAGTTTTAACACATGATGAAGCATCAAATGATAGGAAAGAAAAAGATAAGAAACGCACAAAGAAAGAAGGAAAGGATCGAACTAAAAATGATAGAaccaaaaaaagtaaaaagccTGCAGGCCCAATGCATTTTACTGCTAACAATGAGCCAAGGGCTTTAGAAGTTTTAGGGGATTTGGATCCATCGGTTTTTGAAGAG tgtaaagaaaaaatgagACCAGTGAAGAAAGCACTAAGAGCACTAGATAATCCTGATCAAACGTTATCAGAAACAGAACAGGTATCAAGAACAAGAGCTTGCCTATCACAAATAGGGAATCAGATAGATATATGTTTAGAAGCATATCCTGATCCAGAAAAGAAAGTCGAATGGAGAAGCAATCTCTGGTATTTTGTGTCTAAGTTCACAAACTTTGATGCAAAACAAttgtatagattatataagtATGGCCTTAAAAAAAGCGACACTAAACATAAAGAAGGAAAACATAAGGAAAATGTCAAA TCCAATATAAGAAACAgctttaattcaaataatcatGTTAAGTCTTTCAAAAAAGAGGCTAAAGGAGATGAGAATGCAGAGCGTAAAGAGAAGCGACCGAAGATTGGTCGTGAGAAGTTTGATAAGAATGAAAAGAATGCACATGCTTCTGGTGTTAAGAGAAAATTAGAAGAGGGTGAATGTGACCCTGAACcaaacgaaaataaaagacatgaaag ACATAAACATAAGGATCGCAAACATAGGGAAGGGAGTCTGAAGCGAGATGATTTATCCTACAGAGAGCGGAGTCGGAGCGAGCGGGAGCGGGACCGAGATCGGGAGCGAGATAGAGATAGGGATAGAGAGCGGGACAGGGATAGAGAACGTGACAGGGATCGGTCGCGGACGAGGAGGGATAGCGGTGGCGGCGGGCCGAGAGTGCGGCAGCCATACGCGCCGCATGCGCACCCTGAGCACGCGCACGGCCACGCGCCGCACTCTGCGCACGCGGCTCACCCGGGCTGGACGCCGCCCGCCTACCCCGGCCCTCGACAGTACCGCGGTGACCGAAACCCTAGGGCACATGATAAGAGAAG CAGGTTTGGAGGATATCCTCCCATGGGGGGGCCGTACAGCGGGTACTACGAGGGGTCGACGATGGCAGGCGGCATGGGGTTCCCGCCGGTGCGCTCGTACCCGGACGACTGGCGCGGCTACGCGCAGCCCGAGTACCCGTACGACGAGCGGGAGTACGAGCGCGAAGTCTACAGAAGAGACTACGATCGCCGCGCGCCACCGACATAG